In Lutra lutra chromosome 5, mLutLut1.2, whole genome shotgun sequence, a single genomic region encodes these proteins:
- the LOC125099830 gene encoding U6 snRNA-associated Sm-like protein LSm3, with protein MADDVDQQQTTNTVEEPLDLIRLSLDERIYVKMRNDRELRGRLHAYDQHLNMILGDVEETVTTIEIDEETYEEIYKSTKRNIPMLFVRGDGVVLVAPPLRVG; from the coding sequence ATGGCGGACGACGTGGACCAGCAACAAACCACCAACACCGTAGAAGAGCCCCTGGATCTCATCAGGCTCAGCCTGGATGAGCGAATTTatgtgaaaatgagaaatgacagAGAGCTTCGAGGCAGATTACATGCTTATGATCAGCATTTAAATATGATATTGGGAGATGTAGAAGAAACTGTGACTACTATAGAAATTGATGAGGAAACATATGAAGAGATATATAAATCAACAAAACGGAATATTCCGATGCTTTTTGTCCGGGGAGATGGTGTTGTACTAGTTGCCCCTCCATTAAGAGTTGGCTGA